The Agromyces sp. 3263 DNA segment CGTCGTCATCGGCTGGTGCACGGCGCGCCTCCTCCCCCGGTATCGCGTGCTGCCCGCGCTGGCCGCGACGGCGCTCGGCGGCATCGTGGCCGTCTACCTCGTGGGCGTGCCGGTGTTCGCGGCGATCACGGGCACCCCGATCGACGTCGCGTTCCTCGGCTCCCTGGTGTTCCTCCCCGGCGACCTGGTGAAGGTCGTCGTGACGGTGCTCGTCGCGAAGGGCGTGCACCGCGCCTGGCCCGGCCTCATCGCGCCGCAGCCGTGGCCGTGGCAGCGCACCGCGGCGGTCGCCACCGGCGCATGACCGGCTGGCTCCGCGGGGCGCCCGGCGACGTGGCGCTCGCCTTCGGCCGTGACCTCGTGCGGTACGGCGAGCTCGCCGCACTCGTCGACGGGGTGCGGCTTCCACCCGGCCCTGGTGCGGTCGGATGCCCCGTCGGCACCCCGCCCGTCGACGTGGTCAGCACCGTGCTCGCCGCCCTCGACCGGGGCCGGCCGGTGCTCGTCGGCGGCTCGCAGCGCGACGCCGATCGGATCACGGGCGAGCTGCCGGCCGGCACCGAGCTCTCGCTGCTCACCTCGGGGTCGTCGCGCGCGGCCGGGATGCCGCGGGTCGTCGCCCGCACGAACGCGTCGTGGCTCGCCTCGGCCGGCCCGCTCGCCGAGCTCGCCGGCCTCGGCGCCGGGGATCGCGTCGCGGTGACCGGTCCCCTCCACGTGTCGATGCACCTCTACGCCGTGCTGCACGCGCTCTGGCTCGGCGCGTCGGCCACCGACGACCTCGTCGGTGCGACCGTGGTGCACGCGACCCCGACCCGGCTCGCCCGGCTGCTCGACGACGTCGCCGTTCCCCCCGCGGCGATCGTCGCCGGGGCGGCCATGAGCGACGCGCTCCGCGCCAGGGCGGCGGCTCGCGGCATCCGGCTCAACGAGTACTACGGCGCGGCCGAGCTGTCGTTCGTGCTCGCCCGTGTGCACCGCGCTGGCGCCGGCCCTGCGGGCCTCGACGCGTTCCCCGGGGTCGAGGTGGAGCTGCGGCCGGCCGCGGCGGGCGACGAGGTGTGGGCCAGATCGGCGTACCTCGCGCTCGGCGTCATCGGCGGCGGGATGCTGCGACGCGATGAGCGCGGTTTCGCGACGGTGGGCGACCTGGCCGAACGCGCCGGCTCGGGCGCGCTGCGCGTGCTCGGACGCGGCGACGCGGCGATCACGACCGCGGGCGCCACGGTGCTCGCCGAGGACGTCGAGGCGCGACTCGAGGCGCTGCCGGGCGTGGCCGGGGCGGCCGTGCTCGGCGAGCCGCACGAGCTCCTCGGCCAGCGACTCGTCGCCGTCGTGGAGCTCGAGGTCGGCGTCCGCCTCGACGACGTGGTCGCCGGGGCGCGCCGGACGCTCTCCCCCGTGGAGCTGCCACGCCGGTGGGTCGTGCGCGACGTGCCGCGCACCGCCTCGGGCAAGGTCGCGCGCGGCGCCCTGCGCGACGAGCTCGCGTCGGGCGAGCTCGTGGCAGCCTCGTCCACGATCCCCGCGCCATCGACCGGGAGCAGCTCATGACCGCGGCGCCGGTACTCGTCGCCGCCCGGCGGACGCCGATCGCCACGGCCGGCCGCGGGTTCGCCGGCCACAGCGTGGATGCGCTCGCCGCTCCAGTGCTCGCCGAGGTGGCCGCTGCCCTGGCGCCCGCCGGGATCGAGATCGACGACGTGGTGCTCGGCAACTGCATGGGTCCGGGCGGCGACGTCGCCCGGGTCGCGGCGCTGCGAGCCGGCCTCGGCGATCGCGTGCCCGGCGTCACGGTCGACCGGCAGTGCGGGTCGGGCCTCGACGCCGTGATGCAGGCGGCCTCCCGGGTGCGAGCCGGGGACGCGCGGCTCCTGCTCGCGGGCGGGGCGGAGTCGGCGTCCACCGCCCCGCACCGGGCATGGCCCGGGACGGGCGAACGCTACAGCCGGGCGCCCTTCGCACCCGCCGGATTCCCCGACCCCGACATGGGGCCGGCCGCCGACCGGCTCGCCGCCGTGCTCGGCATCTCGAGGGCGCGGCAGGACGCCTGGGCCGCCCGCTCGCACGCCCGCGCCGCCGCCGCACAGCTCGCCGGCGTGTTCGACGCCGAGCTCGTCGCCGTCGGCGGGGTGTCGCGCGACGACCGTCCGCGCGCGGGGATGGACCTGGCACGTCTCGCCCGGTTCGCGCCGGCGTTCGCCGGCCACGAGGCGACGGATGCCACGTCCGCGACGCCGCGCCACGACGCATCCGCTCGGGGCACGGTCACGGCCGGCAACTCGTGCGGCTTCTCCGACGGCGCGGCCGCCATGGCGGTCACCACCGAGCGCGTCGCACGCGAGCTCGGCCTCCCCGCGCTCCGCGTGCGTGCTGCCGCCGTCGCCGCAGGCGACCCCGCTCTTCCCGGGCTCGGCGCGGCGCCCGCAGCACGGGCCGCCCTCGAGCGCGCGGGCGTGACCATCGGCGACCTCGGGTTCGTGGAGATCACCGAGGCGTTCGCCGCCCAGGTGCTCGCCGTGAGTGACGACCTCGGCCTCGACGAGGAGCTCGTCTCGGCCGACGGCGGTGCGATCGCCATGGGCCATCCGTGGGGGGCATCCGGTGCCGTACTGCTCGTGCGGCTCGCCGCGCGGATGGCCGCCGCCGACGACGCGCGTCCCGGCCTCGCCGCCTGCTCGATCGGCGGCGGGCAGGGCATCGCGATGATCGTGGAGCGGGTCGCATGAGCGAGATCCTCTTCGAGCGGGTGAGCCACGACTTCGGCGCCGAGCGCGTCGTCGACGACGTGTCGCTCGTGCTGCGCGAGCGCCGGATCGGCATCGTCGGGGCCAACGGCTCGGGCAAGTCGACGCTGGCGCGCATGATCAACGGGCTCGTGACGCCGTCGAAAGGCCGGGTCGTCGTCGACGGGCTCGACGTGCGCC contains these protein-coding regions:
- a CDS encoding AMP-binding enzyme, producing MTGWLRGAPGDVALAFGRDLVRYGELAALVDGVRLPPGPGAVGCPVGTPPVDVVSTVLAALDRGRPVLVGGSQRDADRITGELPAGTELSLLTSGSSRAAGMPRVVARTNASWLASAGPLAELAGLGAGDRVAVTGPLHVSMHLYAVLHALWLGASATDDLVGATVVHATPTRLARLLDDVAVPPAAIVAGAAMSDALRARAAARGIRLNEYYGAAELSFVLARVHRAGAGPAGLDAFPGVEVELRPAAAGDEVWARSAYLALGVIGGGMLRRDERGFATVGDLAERAGSGALRVLGRGDAAITTAGATVLAEDVEARLEALPGVAGAAVLGEPHELLGQRLVAVVELEVGVRLDDVVAGARRTLSPVELPRRWVVRDVPRTASGKVARGALRDELASGELVAASSTIPAPSTGSSS
- a CDS encoding thiolase family protein, whose product is MTAAPVLVAARRTPIATAGRGFAGHSVDALAAPVLAEVAAALAPAGIEIDDVVLGNCMGPGGDVARVAALRAGLGDRVPGVTVDRQCGSGLDAVMQAASRVRAGDARLLLAGGAESASTAPHRAWPGTGERYSRAPFAPAGFPDPDMGPAADRLAAVLGISRARQDAWAARSHARAAAAQLAGVFDAELVAVGGVSRDDRPRAGMDLARLARFAPAFAGHEATDATSATPRHDASARGTVTAGNSCGFSDGAAAMAVTTERVARELGLPALRVRAAAVAAGDPALPGLGAAPAARAALERAGVTIGDLGFVEITEAFAAQVLAVSDDLGLDEELVSADGGAIAMGHPWGASGAVLLVRLAARMAAADDARPGLAACSIGGGQGIAMIVERVA